In Labilithrix sp., a single genomic region encodes these proteins:
- a CDS encoding serine/threonine protein kinase encodes MSSAPENITATLPLADRRALEAAGLRAGDVLDGKYQIERVLGHGGMGLVVGALHLMLRQPVAVKLLLPTVLGDATVVARFEREARAAAMLRSEHVARVIDVGRVPNGSPYMVMELLDGRDLDQVIEDGGPIAPDLAVDYVLQACEAIAEAHALGIIHRDLKPHNLFVANKVDGSTTVKVLDFGISKLPDEREDLSLTKTRDVMGSPLYMAPEQLRSAREVDVRADVWALGAILYRLVTGRTPFDGETMAQLCARVLVDDPAPVRRLKPEVPEALASIIERCLEKDPDKRYADVAALAKALDPFTTSQPLRPADRVIAISTRPPPPSSSAPAPPSIPAPPISMPPAAGTVRISQHPGAFTGKSLPAITQGELHPSVPPKRRGRALVLALLAVGLAGGAAYGLRGKWRPAMTPPAPAQTSEPAPDVSASASASASVSVEAPAPPPSEVPSAEPVVSATASHAVKPPIKRPPPVKRPPAPAPGPAAPAPAPAPAPAPANDDAPDLRK; translated from the coding sequence ATGTCGTCCGCTCCGGAGAACATCACGGCGACGCTTCCACTCGCCGATCGCAGAGCGCTCGAGGCGGCGGGCCTCCGCGCGGGCGACGTCCTCGACGGCAAGTACCAGATCGAGCGCGTGCTGGGGCATGGCGGGATGGGCCTCGTGGTCGGTGCGCTGCACCTCATGCTCCGGCAGCCCGTCGCGGTGAAGCTGCTCCTCCCGACCGTGCTCGGCGACGCGACCGTGGTCGCGCGGTTCGAGCGCGAGGCGCGGGCGGCGGCGATGCTGCGGAGCGAGCACGTCGCGCGCGTCATCGACGTCGGCCGCGTCCCGAACGGCTCGCCGTACATGGTGATGGAGCTGCTCGACGGTCGCGACCTCGATCAGGTCATCGAGGACGGAGGACCGATCGCGCCCGACCTCGCGGTCGACTACGTCCTCCAGGCGTGCGAGGCGATCGCCGAGGCGCACGCGCTCGGGATCATCCATCGCGACCTCAAGCCTCACAACCTGTTCGTCGCGAACAAGGTCGACGGCTCGACGACGGTGAAGGTCCTCGACTTCGGGATCTCCAAGCTGCCCGACGAGCGCGAGGACCTCTCCCTCACGAAGACGCGCGACGTGATGGGCTCGCCGCTCTACATGGCGCCGGAGCAGCTCCGCAGCGCGCGCGAGGTCGACGTGCGCGCCGACGTCTGGGCGCTCGGCGCGATCCTCTATCGCCTCGTGACGGGGCGCACGCCGTTCGACGGGGAGACGATGGCGCAGCTCTGCGCGCGCGTGCTCGTCGACGACCCGGCGCCGGTGCGCCGCCTCAAGCCGGAGGTGCCCGAGGCGCTCGCGTCGATCATCGAGCGCTGCCTCGAGAAGGATCCGGACAAGCGCTACGCCGACGTCGCCGCGCTCGCGAAGGCGCTCGATCCGTTCACGACCTCGCAGCCGCTCCGCCCGGCCGATCGCGTGATCGCGATCTCCACCCGTCCGCCGCCGCCCTCTTCGTCCGCGCCCGCGCCGCCCTCGATCCCGGCGCCGCCGATCTCGATGCCGCCGGCGGCGGGTACGGTCCGCATCTCGCAGCATCCCGGCGCGTTCACCGGCAAGTCGCTGCCCGCGATCACGCAGGGCGAGCTCCATCCCTCGGTGCCGCCGAAGCGACGCGGCCGCGCCCTTGTGCTCGCGCTGCTCGCGGTGGGGCTCGCCGGCGGCGCGGCGTACGGGCTGCGCGGCAAGTGGCGACCGGCGATGACGCCGCCGGCGCCGGCGCAGACGAGCGAGCCGGCGCCCGACGTCTCGGCGTCGGCTTCGGCTTCGGCTTCGGTCTCGGTCGAGGCTCCCGCGCCGCCGCCTTCGGAGGTCCCCTCCGCCGAGCCGGTCGTGAGCGCGACGGCCTCGCACGCCGTAAAGCCGCCGATCAAGCGACCGCCGCCGGTGAAGCGACCGCCGGCTCCCGCGCCGGGCCCGGCCGCGCCGGCGCCCGCGCCCGCGCCCGCTCCCGCTCCTGCCAACGACGACGCGCCGGACCTGCGAAAGTGA
- a CDS encoding DUF1343 domain-containing protein, producing the protein MDVGLDRLLVDPGLARGLRGSRVGLLAHPASVTRRLVHAVEVLKSIGIVPARLFGPEHGWAGHAQDMVGVAGGGDVVSLYGETFDDLSPKPEHLEGLDVVVVDLQDVGARYYTFVWTVVLVARACAKAGVRVVVLDRPNPIGSVVEGRLPEPGFLSFVGLEPIPIRHGLTLGEIVMWRGRVDGWAPNVDVIACRGVARHTHAPKWDRPFVLPSPNMPTYDTALVYPGGCLLEGTNLSDGRGTTKPFEITGAPWIDGAELARALAETGLPGFIARPLSFEPTFHKHAKQACGGVQIHVTDEEVFRPVATYVALVALAHHAAPDHFRFRTEEYEYVDDKPAFDILTGSAIARERILAGDDAREIAEHVSHVGAEERAIVEAARA; encoded by the coding sequence GTGGACGTCGGCCTCGATCGGTTGTTGGTGGATCCCGGGCTCGCGCGCGGGTTGCGTGGGTCGCGGGTGGGGCTCCTCGCGCACCCGGCGTCGGTGACGCGGCGGCTCGTGCACGCGGTGGAGGTGCTGAAGAGCATCGGGATCGTGCCCGCGCGGTTGTTCGGGCCCGAGCATGGGTGGGCGGGGCACGCGCAGGACATGGTCGGGGTCGCCGGCGGCGGCGACGTCGTCAGCCTCTACGGCGAGACGTTCGACGATCTCTCGCCGAAGCCGGAGCACCTCGAGGGGCTCGACGTGGTCGTCGTCGATCTCCAGGACGTCGGCGCGCGGTACTACACGTTCGTGTGGACGGTCGTGCTCGTCGCGCGCGCGTGCGCGAAGGCGGGGGTGCGCGTCGTCGTCCTCGATCGGCCGAACCCGATCGGCAGCGTCGTCGAAGGGCGCCTCCCCGAGCCCGGCTTCCTCTCCTTCGTCGGCCTCGAGCCGATCCCGATCCGGCACGGGCTCACCCTCGGCGAGATCGTGATGTGGCGCGGCCGCGTCGATGGCTGGGCGCCGAACGTCGACGTCATCGCGTGCCGCGGCGTCGCGCGCCACACCCACGCGCCGAAGTGGGACCGCCCCTTCGTGCTCCCGTCGCCGAACATGCCGACGTACGACACCGCGCTCGTGTACCCCGGCGGATGCCTGCTCGAAGGGACGAACCTCTCCGACGGACGCGGCACCACGAAGCCGTTCGAGATCACCGGCGCGCCGTGGATCGACGGCGCCGAGCTCGCGCGCGCGCTCGCGGAGACGGGGCTCCCCGGCTTCATCGCGCGGCCGCTCTCCTTCGAGCCGACGTTCCACAAACACGCCAAGCAGGCGTGCGGCGGCGTCCAGATCCACGTCACCGACGAGGAGGTGTTCCGCCCCGTCGCCACCTACGTCGCGCTCGTCGCGCTCGCGCACCACGCCGCGCCGGACCACTTCCGCTTCCGCACCGAGGAGTACGAGTACGTCGACGACAAGCCGGCGTTCGACATCCTCACCGGCTCCGCGATCGCGCGCGAGCGCATCCTCGCCGGCGACGACGCGCGCGAGATCGCCGAGCACGTGAGCCACGTCGGCGCGGAGGAGCGCGCGATCGTCGAGGCGGCGCGTGCTTAG
- a CDS encoding neutral zinc metallopeptidase yields MRFLVPVGIVIALLVVGVGFIVGGAEDEPVGVTATTGASVEVEDERQERFAAFVLDDAQATWRMLFARAGKRYEDAKLVLYRDETEAACGFGKVATGPFYCPTDDRVSVDLSFHEELARPAQAYVLAHEIGHHVQDLLGATATVKIFRRSQREGEPGANVRLELQADCYAGVWAHTTQKRGLLEEGDVDEALRAAAALGADRRTGGRVSPETFTHGTSDQRRRWFKAGFEHGAVDSCDTFSASGL; encoded by the coding sequence ATGCGGTTCCTCGTTCCGGTCGGCATCGTGATCGCGCTCCTCGTCGTCGGGGTGGGCTTCATCGTCGGCGGCGCGGAGGACGAGCCGGTCGGCGTCACCGCGACGACCGGCGCCTCGGTGGAGGTGGAGGACGAGAGGCAGGAGCGCTTCGCCGCGTTCGTCCTCGACGACGCGCAGGCGACCTGGCGGATGCTCTTCGCCCGCGCGGGCAAGCGCTACGAGGACGCGAAGCTCGTCCTCTACCGCGACGAGACGGAGGCCGCGTGCGGCTTCGGCAAGGTCGCGACGGGCCCGTTCTACTGCCCGACCGACGATCGGGTGTCGGTCGATCTCTCCTTCCACGAGGAGCTCGCGCGGCCGGCGCAGGCCTACGTCCTCGCGCACGAGATCGGCCACCACGTGCAGGACCTCCTCGGCGCGACCGCGACGGTGAAGATCTTCCGCCGCTCCCAGCGCGAGGGTGAGCCGGGCGCGAACGTGCGCCTCGAGCTCCAGGCCGACTGCTACGCCGGGGTGTGGGCGCACACGACGCAGAAGCGCGGCCTCCTCGAGGAAGGTGACGTCGACGAGGCCCTCCGCGCGGCCGCCGCGCTCGGCGCCGACCGCCGGACCGGCGGCCGCGTGTCCCCGGAGACCTTCACCCACGGCACGAGCGACCAGCGCCGGCGCTGGTTCAAGGCCGGCTTCGAGCACGGCGCGGTCGACTCGTGCGACACGTTCTCCGCGAGCGGCCTCTAG
- a CDS encoding protein kinase codes for MSETGDPALIGRRVAAKFLVEKFLGGGAMGAVYRAKDTTLDRNIALKVMHPSVAVDPSFVKRFHREARAASRIDHANAMRVIEFGEEPDGLLYIAMEFLEGRDLYKVIHEDWPLPEARIADIMMKGLAAMQVAHDMGVIHRDLKPENIMILDRKDDEGQDIVKVCDFGIAKITESDDEKSRAGTGAKLTTSGLVVGTPEYMSPEQARGEKLDPRSDLYSMGVILYQLLTGRTPFLAETALAVVLKHITEVPEPPSVHYPGVHKGLEQICVRALAKAKEERFQSARDMRSAVRAAIEGRPLPVDMHAATEATLPMPAQPGATSTGPNPAPISQPMRSAQPAQPMKGAPGTSKITPLGTAVAAEPPPPSRVPLYAGVAVGAIAVGAALFAFVVKPAMSKPPPATTNTTTTPVVPTPASKSAEPSAHPIAPEPPASASASASPASSQEHASTNTNANVTLPPKTPVKTTSGGAPAPAPEPAPEPAPAPAPAPAPAPEPAPAPLPVAPPPAPAPAPAPAAPVFNASLCKAAVGAKKATSGYNAKDLTLNGADAAWTSCARSGFKEKPAAPISATVHLRFSDTKAFRGATCNGCPPAVAQCVNAAAPRVASVSFRGGDVTGDPEFDVPVTFSCD; via the coding sequence ATGTCCGAGACGGGAGATCCCGCGCTCATCGGCCGCCGCGTGGCCGCGAAGTTCCTCGTCGAGAAGTTCCTCGGCGGCGGGGCGATGGGCGCCGTCTACCGCGCGAAGGACACCACCCTCGATCGCAACATCGCGCTCAAGGTGATGCACCCCTCGGTCGCGGTCGACCCGAGCTTCGTGAAGCGCTTCCACCGCGAGGCGCGCGCGGCGAGCCGCATCGACCACGCGAACGCGATGCGCGTCATCGAGTTCGGAGAGGAGCCGGACGGCCTCCTCTACATCGCGATGGAGTTCCTCGAGGGCCGCGACCTCTACAAGGTCATCCACGAGGACTGGCCGCTCCCGGAGGCGCGCATCGCCGACATCATGATGAAGGGCCTCGCCGCGATGCAGGTCGCCCACGACATGGGCGTCATCCACCGCGACCTGAAGCCCGAGAACATCATGATCCTCGATCGCAAGGACGACGAGGGGCAGGACATCGTGAAGGTCTGCGACTTCGGGATCGCGAAGATCACCGAGAGCGACGACGAGAAGTCGCGCGCGGGGACGGGCGCGAAGCTCACGACCTCGGGCCTCGTCGTCGGGACGCCCGAGTACATGTCGCCGGAGCAGGCCCGCGGCGAGAAGCTCGACCCGCGCTCCGACCTCTACTCGATGGGCGTCATCCTCTATCAGCTCCTCACCGGGCGGACGCCGTTCCTCGCCGAGACCGCGCTCGCGGTCGTGCTGAAGCACATCACCGAGGTCCCGGAGCCGCCGTCGGTCCACTACCCGGGCGTGCACAAGGGCCTCGAGCAGATCTGCGTCCGCGCGCTCGCGAAGGCGAAGGAGGAGCGCTTCCAGTCGGCGCGTGACATGCGCTCCGCGGTGCGCGCCGCGATCGAAGGGCGGCCGCTCCCGGTCGACATGCACGCGGCGACGGAGGCGACGCTGCCGATGCCCGCGCAGCCCGGCGCGACGTCGACCGGCCCGAACCCGGCGCCGATCTCGCAGCCGATGCGGTCGGCGCAACCCGCGCAGCCGATGAAGGGCGCGCCCGGCACGAGCAAGATCACGCCGCTCGGCACCGCGGTCGCGGCCGAGCCGCCGCCTCCGTCGCGTGTCCCGCTCTACGCGGGCGTCGCGGTCGGCGCGATCGCGGTCGGCGCCGCGCTCTTCGCGTTCGTCGTGAAGCCCGCGATGTCGAAGCCGCCGCCGGCGACGACGAATACGACGACGACGCCGGTGGTCCCCACGCCGGCGAGCAAGAGCGCGGAGCCGAGCGCCCACCCGATCGCGCCCGAGCCGCCGGCGTCGGCGTCGGCCTCCGCGTCGCCCGCGTCTTCGCAGGAGCACGCGAGCACGAACACGAACGCGAACGTGACGCTCCCGCCGAAGACGCCGGTCAAGACGACGTCGGGCGGCGCGCCTGCGCCGGCCCCCGAGCCGGCCCCCGAGCCCGCGCCCGCTCCTGCGCCTGCGCCTGCGCCGGCCCCCGAGCCTGCCCCTGCGCCTCTGCCCGTCGCGCCGCCTCCCGCACCGGCGCCCGCGCCCGCGCCGGCGGCGCCCGTGTTCAACGCTTCGCTCTGCAAGGCGGCGGTCGGCGCGAAGAAGGCGACGTCGGGCTACAACGCGAAGGACCTCACGTTGAACGGGGCGGACGCCGCGTGGACGTCGTGCGCGCGGAGCGGCTTCAAGGAGAAGCCGGCCGCTCCGATCAGCGCGACCGTGCACCTCCGCTTCTCGGACACGAAGGCGTTCCGCGGCGCGACGTGCAACGGCTGCCCCCCTGCCGTCGCGCAGTGCGTGAACGCGGCGGCGCCGCGCGTCGCGTCGGTGAGCTTCCGCGGCGGCGACGTCACGGGCGATCCGGAGTTCGACGTTCCGGTGACATTCAGCTGCGATTGA
- a CDS encoding cytochrome P450, whose product MLREKVRSFLGFPPRPDVPGPNSIVLCADAMVRRPLEFLTEISKEHGDVVRFPLLQNEVFLFNHPDAIEELVVARKDLLVKDWLTRELGVIVGKGLLLSEGALWKKQRRLVQPGFHRERIAAYADVMVRYAERATEEWTDGETRDVHVDLMRLTLDIVAKTLFGVEVTAVARRVERCLEVLAERFSGISAIIPLSVPIPQNFRTKKAIAELDEIIYGIIRERRARTDGGDLVSMLIDASEGEDSVMDDRQLRDEAITLLLAGHETTALSLGYALHLLGRHPLALAKLRNEVASVLGDRPATAADVSALKYTDAVIRESMRLYPPAWAIGREATQPLSVAGIDVEKGAQLWAAQWVVHRDPRWFPEPERFDPERWLTGPAVPKHAYFPFGGGPRVCIGNAFATMEMVLVLVTIARRFDLSPEAEPKLVPSVTLRPKGGLPMQVRRRSDTIAT is encoded by the coding sequence GTGCTTAGGGAGAAGGTCCGCTCCTTCCTCGGCTTCCCGCCGCGGCCGGACGTGCCCGGCCCCAACTCCATCGTCCTCTGCGCCGACGCGATGGTGCGGCGGCCGCTCGAGTTCCTCACCGAGATCTCGAAGGAGCACGGCGACGTCGTCCGCTTCCCGCTCCTCCAGAACGAGGTCTTCCTCTTCAACCACCCCGACGCGATCGAGGAGCTCGTCGTCGCGCGCAAGGACCTCCTCGTCAAGGACTGGCTCACGCGCGAGCTCGGCGTCATCGTCGGAAAGGGCCTCCTCCTCAGCGAGGGCGCGCTCTGGAAGAAGCAGCGGCGGCTCGTCCAGCCCGGCTTCCACCGCGAGCGCATCGCGGCGTACGCCGACGTGATGGTGCGCTACGCCGAGCGCGCGACGGAGGAGTGGACCGACGGCGAGACGCGCGACGTCCACGTCGACCTGATGCGGCTCACCCTCGACATCGTCGCGAAGACGCTCTTCGGCGTGGAGGTGACCGCGGTCGCGCGGCGCGTCGAGCGCTGCCTCGAGGTGCTCGCCGAGCGCTTCTCCGGCATCAGCGCGATCATTCCGCTCTCCGTCCCGATCCCCCAGAACTTCCGCACGAAGAAGGCGATCGCCGAGCTCGACGAGATCATCTACGGGATCATCCGCGAGCGGCGCGCGCGCACCGACGGGGGCGACCTCGTCTCGATGCTGATCGACGCGAGCGAGGGCGAGGACAGCGTGATGGACGACCGCCAGCTCCGCGACGAGGCGATCACGCTCCTCCTCGCCGGACACGAGACGACGGCGCTCTCGCTCGGCTACGCGCTCCACCTCCTCGGCCGGCACCCGCTCGCGCTCGCGAAGCTCCGGAACGAGGTCGCGAGCGTGCTCGGCGACCGGCCCGCGACCGCGGCCGACGTCTCCGCGCTCAAGTACACCGACGCCGTCATCCGCGAGTCGATGCGCCTCTACCCGCCGGCGTGGGCGATCGGGCGCGAGGCGACCCAGCCGCTCAGCGTCGCGGGGATCGACGTCGAGAAGGGCGCGCAGCTGTGGGCGGCGCAGTGGGTCGTCCACCGCGATCCGCGCTGGTTCCCCGAGCCCGAGCGCTTCGACCCCGAGCGCTGGCTGACGGGGCCGGCGGTGCCGAAGCACGCGTATTTCCCGTTCGGCGGGGGCCCGCGCGTCTGCATCGGCAACGCCTTCGCGACGATGGAGATGGTGCTCGTCCTCGTGACGATCGCGCGCCGCTTCGACCTGTCGCCCGAGGCCGAGCCGAAGCTCGTGCCGTCGGTGACGCTCCGGCCGAAGGGCGGCCTCCCGATGCAGGTCCGGAGGCGGAGCGATACGATCGCGACGTGA
- a CDS encoding ABC transporter ATP-binding protein, which translates to MSTSMSANTDTNTPLVSVRGVRKALGGRMVLRGMDLTVARGERVVLVGANGCGKSTLLHVVAGVLDADAGTVQLAPDVAIGFAPEKPDLPEHLSVGEWLDAVAALKGVRAGVAPFGVDELRRRKTTALSLGQKQRVALATAWLGAPELLVLDEPTNALDATTRDDVLARIAAATALVATHDRELADRVATRIVELG; encoded by the coding sequence ATGAGCACGAGCATGAGCGCGAACACGGACACGAACACGCCGCTCGTCTCCGTTCGCGGCGTTCGCAAGGCGCTCGGCGGGCGGATGGTCCTTCGCGGCATGGACCTCACCGTCGCTCGCGGCGAACGGGTCGTGCTCGTCGGGGCGAACGGCTGCGGGAAGTCGACGCTGCTTCACGTCGTCGCGGGCGTGCTCGACGCGGACGCAGGCACGGTGCAGCTCGCGCCGGACGTCGCGATCGGCTTCGCGCCGGAGAAGCCGGACCTGCCGGAGCACCTCTCCGTCGGTGAGTGGCTCGATGCCGTCGCGGCGCTCAAAGGCGTTCGCGCCGGGGTGGCTCCGTTCGGCGTCGACGAGCTTCGCCGCCGCAAGACGACCGCGCTCTCGCTCGGTCAGAAGCAGCGCGTCGCGCTCGCGACGGCGTGGCTCGGCGCGCCCGAGCTCCTCGTCCTCGACGAACCGACCAACGCGCTCGACGCGACGACCCGCGACGACGTGCTCGCGCGCATCGCCGCCGCGACCGCGCTCGTCGCGACCCACGATCGCGAGCTCGCCGACCGCGTCGCGACGCGCATCGTCGAGCTCGGCTGA
- a CDS encoding sigma-54-dependent Fis family transcriptional regulator, protein MRRVLVVDDEENIRLVLKTLLKRHGYDVEVADSGESALALVDSFGPDFILTDVRMPKMNGLDLLATLKAKQNPATVVVMSAYGSVDLALEAMKAGAYDYVGKPFKPDEIVLVLRKAEERESLRRENRALKEQIQKESQFESILAKSHAMGEIFRTITKIADFKTTVLIQGESGVGKELVARAVHLRSSRKNHPFVPINCGAIPENLLESELFGHKKGAFTDAHSDRRGLFEEADGGTLFLDEIGELPLNLQVKLLRVLQEETIRRLGDTKDVKVDVRIITATHRDLAAEAKAGRFREDLYYRVNVLPITIPPLRARREDINLLIDHFLVRNNARLGTSIRALTGDARKLLLEYAWPGNVRELENTIERAMVLCDGDVIDAGDLPERLREALDPVQVQLATGELSVKKTTAAIEEILIRRALQKTRGNRTRAAELLEISHRALLYKIKDYKITDL, encoded by the coding sequence ATGCGCCGCGTCCTGGTCGTCGACGACGAAGAGAACATCCGCCTCGTCCTCAAGACACTGCTGAAACGCCACGGGTACGACGTGGAGGTCGCAGACAGCGGCGAGTCTGCGCTCGCGCTCGTCGACTCGTTCGGGCCCGACTTCATCCTCACCGACGTGCGGATGCCGAAGATGAACGGCCTCGACCTCCTCGCCACGCTGAAGGCGAAGCAGAACCCCGCCACCGTCGTGGTGATGAGCGCGTACGGCAGCGTCGACCTCGCGCTCGAGGCGATGAAGGCGGGCGCGTACGACTACGTCGGCAAGCCGTTCAAGCCCGACGAGATCGTCCTCGTCCTCCGCAAGGCGGAGGAGCGCGAGTCGCTCCGGCGCGAGAACCGCGCGCTCAAGGAGCAGATCCAGAAGGAGAGCCAGTTCGAGTCGATCCTCGCGAAGAGCCACGCGATGGGCGAGATCTTCCGCACGATCACGAAGATCGCCGACTTCAAGACGACGGTCCTCATCCAGGGCGAGAGCGGCGTCGGCAAGGAGCTCGTCGCGCGCGCGGTGCATTTGCGATCGAGCCGCAAGAACCACCCCTTCGTCCCGATCAACTGCGGCGCGATCCCGGAGAACCTCCTCGAGAGCGAGCTCTTCGGCCACAAGAAGGGCGCCTTCACCGACGCCCACTCCGATCGCCGCGGCCTCTTCGAGGAGGCCGACGGCGGGACGCTCTTCCTCGACGAGATCGGTGAGCTCCCGCTCAACCTCCAGGTGAAGCTCCTCCGCGTGCTGCAGGAGGAGACGATCCGGCGCCTCGGCGACACGAAGGACGTGAAGGTCGACGTCCGCATCATCACCGCGACGCACCGCGACCTCGCGGCGGAGGCGAAGGCGGGCCGCTTCCGCGAAGACCTCTATTACCGAGTCAACGTATTGCCGATTACGATCCCCCCGCTCCGCGCGCGGCGGGAAGACATCAATCTCCTGATTGACCACTTCCTCGTCCGCAACAACGCGCGATTGGGGACGAGCATCCGCGCCCTCACCGGCGACGCGCGGAAGCTCCTCCTCGAGTACGCGTGGCCCGGGAACGTCCGCGAGCTCGAGAACACGATCGAGCGCGCGATGGTGCTGTGCGACGGCGACGTCATCGACGCGGGCGATCTCCCGGAGCGCCTGCGCGAGGCGCTCGATCCGGTGCAGGTCCAGCTCGCGACGGGAGAGCTCTCGGTGAAGAAGACGACCGCCGCGATCGAGGAGATCCTCATCCGCCGCGCGCTCCAGAAGACGCGCGGCAACCGCACCCGCGCCGCGGAGCTGCTAGAGATCAGCCACCGCGCGCTGCTCTACAAGATCAAGGACTACAAGATCACCGATCTATGA
- a CDS encoding TerB family tellurite resistance protein, translating into MSILGFFRSSEDKRGLVLLRTVREHMPDAADEDVKIVASIVGLLGQVAVVDRPYLPVEEARIRAVLEDVRGVGRAGVDAIVATLRASIVNIAELEAREYARFLRELADRDLRLHVLDLLLDVAAADERVSVAEVNHLRRLTDVLGLTQDDYVASQARHRDKLVGLS; encoded by the coding sequence ATGAGCATCCTCGGCTTCTTTCGCTCGAGCGAGGACAAACGCGGCCTCGTGCTCCTCCGCACCGTCCGCGAGCACATGCCCGACGCCGCCGACGAGGACGTGAAGATCGTCGCGTCCATCGTCGGGCTCCTCGGGCAAGTGGCGGTCGTCGATCGACCGTACCTCCCGGTCGAGGAGGCGCGCATCCGCGCCGTGCTCGAGGACGTCCGCGGCGTCGGCCGCGCCGGTGTGGACGCGATCGTGGCGACGCTCCGCGCGTCGATCGTGAACATCGCGGAGCTGGAGGCGCGCGAGTACGCGCGCTTCCTCCGTGAGCTCGCGGATCGGGACCTGCGGCTGCACGTGCTCGACCTCCTCCTCGACGTGGCCGCGGCGGACGAGCGCGTCAGCGTCGCGGAGGTGAACCACCTCCGCCGCTTGACCGACGTCCTCGGCCTCACGCAAGACGACTACGTCGCCTCGCAGGCGCGCCATCGCGACAAGCTGGTGGGGCTGTCGTAG